A segment of the Panacibacter ginsenosidivorans genome:
AAGGATAGTCGTTAATATAAAAGACCCCATTGAAATATTCTGGTTCATAACATGATGCCCCGTCATTTGCATAATGGTACCGGTTAAACCTGTTAATGAATTTATAAGCTGACCAATGAGAATAATTACAAAGATGAAATACTCATTAAACCCCGGTCTGTGCTCGAGCAATTTAATTATAAAAGGTCCGCCTGCCAGTAAGAAAAGGAACAGGGGAACAGATGCCCAGAAAATAAGTTTCGAACTTGCATTGATATTTTTTCTGAGCAGGTTTTTATCAGCAAGTGATTCAGCAAACTTAGGTCCTGATATACTATTAATAGCAAAAAGAATAATGGTCAGCAAACCGGCAAGCCTGTTGGTAGAATCAAAGATGCCCACTTCTTCTTTTGAAACGTACAAACCAAGTATAATGGTAGGTGCCCACAGCGTTCCCTGAAGCATCAATGCACCCCAAAACAAAGGAACACTTAATTTAAGCAATTCTTTAAACGGAAAATGATCTCGTTTATCTCCATGCGTATGCTCATATTTCTTATTCAATATCCTGTTTACTCCACGAAAAGAAAAAATACCCAGTATATAAAGTCCTGCAACAAAACCTGTGATAGTTGTAAGCGTATCTGAAGAAAAAAAATGCAGTATAAATACCATAGCGAATCCAAACAAAAATCTTCCAAGGCTGTCAAAAAAACTAAAAAGAATAATTTCTTTATTACCACGGAATATACCGCTGTTGATCATAGAAATAGAAAATGGTAAAATACCCAATGATGCTATACGTATATGTGTGGTGATAGATATACCATCAGCAACCCCGAAATATTTACTTAACTGCTCAGAAAAAATAAACACCAGAGCAGTAAGCAGGAGATTTACAGGTATAGCAAATTTCAGCGTTTGATAGTACAACTCTTTTACATTGCCATAACCCATTGATACGATCTTAACGAGGGCAACATTTATACCCAGTATGCCCAGCATTGAAGTGATCTGTATAATGGAAAAACATAAGGCAAATATTCCCCAGCCATCTGCACCGTAAAAGCGTGTTACAAAAAAAAGGAACAGGTAATTTACCATTAGCCCAACCACACGCATAATAAAAGAAAATGCAGAGTGTGTGGCTAGTTCATTCATGTGCCGGTCTTTAATAAACCTGTTTTTCAATTTTACAAGTTGTTGCATTTC
Coding sequences within it:
- a CDS encoding oligosaccharide flippase family protein, which translates into the protein MQQLVKLKNRFIKDRHMNELATHSAFSFIMRVVGLMVNYLFLFFVTRFYGADGWGIFALCFSIIQITSMLGILGINVALVKIVSMGYGNVKELYYQTLKFAIPVNLLLTALVFIFSEQLSKYFGVADGISITTHIRIASLGILPFSISMINSGIFRGNKEIILFSFFDSLGRFLFGFAMVFILHFFSSDTLTTITGFVAGLYILGIFSFRGVNRILNKKYEHTHGDKRDHFPFKELLKLSVPLFWGALMLQGTLWAPTIILGLYVSKEEVGIFDSTNRLAGLLTIILFAINSISGPKFAESLADKNLLRKNINASSKLIFWASVPLFLFLLAGGPFIIKLLEHRPGFNEYFIFVIILIGQLINSLTGLTGTIMQMTGHHVMNQNISMGSFILTTILLFIITPVYGLVGAAIITGLNIALKNIVSVIFIYLKLDVLTIYLPFKRKAAA